In one Pseudomonas sp. 31-12 genomic region, the following are encoded:
- a CDS encoding alkaline phosphatase family protein, producing MKHNVILVVLDGLNYEVARHAMGHLQAYIGAGRAALYKLECELPALSRPLYECILTGVPPIESGIVHNNVSRLSNQRSIYHYATDAGLTTAAAAYHWVSELYNRSPFVAARDRHTDSPDLPIQHGHFYWNDHYPDSHLFADAENLRLRHAPNFLLIHPMNIDDAGHKHGLDTAQYRNSARFADIYLADYLQGWLDAGYQVLVTADHGMNNDRSHNGLLPEEREVPLFVLGDAFSFNADAAPKQTQICGTVCELLGVAHDKPVCRELLK from the coding sequence ATGAAGCACAACGTCATCCTTGTCGTGCTCGACGGCCTCAACTACGAGGTCGCGCGCCACGCCATGGGGCACCTGCAGGCTTATATCGGCGCAGGACGCGCGGCACTCTACAAACTGGAGTGCGAACTGCCGGCCCTGTCCCGACCGCTTTACGAATGCATCCTTACCGGCGTCCCGCCGATCGAGAGCGGCATCGTCCACAACAACGTCTCGCGCCTGTCCAACCAGCGCAGCATTTATCACTACGCCACGGATGCCGGGCTGACCACCGCCGCCGCGGCCTATCACTGGGTCAGCGAGCTGTATAACCGCTCGCCGTTCGTGGCCGCCCGGGATCGTCACACCGACAGCCCCGACCTGCCGATCCAGCACGGTCACTTCTACTGGAACGATCACTATCCGGATTCGCACCTGTTCGCCGACGCCGAAAACCTGCGTCTGCGCCACGCGCCGAACTTCTTGTTGATCCACCCCATGAACATCGACGACGCCGGGCACAAGCACGGCCTCGACACTGCGCAATACCGCAACAGTGCGCGCTTCGCCGACATCTATCTCGCGGATTACCTGCAAGGCTGGCTCGACGCTGGCTATCAGGTGCTGGTGACCGCCGACCATGGCATGAACAACGACCGCTCTCACAACGGTCTGCTGCCCGAAGAACGCGAAGTGCCGCTGTTCGTGCTCGGCGACGCCTTCAGTTTCAATGCCGATGCGGCGCCGAAACAAACACAAATCTGCGGCACTGTCTGCGAGTTGCTGGGCGTGGCCCACGACAAACCTGTCTGCCGGGAGCTGCTCAAGTGA
- a CDS encoding ABC transporter permease subunit: MTRGKWLAALCLVPFALFFIVFEIAPLVWVMINSLQSEEFGWGLANFTKIFNSKFYLQAIQYSLEISFWSSVFGIIIAVLGAYSLRRVDSKLRNFVNAFANMTSNFAGVPLAFAFIILLGFNGSFTIMLKQAGIIQDFNLYSKTGLIILYTYFQIPLGVLLLYPAFDALREDWRESAELLGANGWQFWRHIGLPVLTPALLGTFVILLANALGAYATVYALTTGNFNVLPIRIAAMVSGDISLDPNLASALAVVLVALMTLVTIVHQLLLKRSYHVSR; this comes from the coding sequence ATGACCCGTGGCAAGTGGCTGGCAGCGTTGTGCCTGGTACCTTTCGCCCTGTTTTTTATCGTGTTCGAGATCGCACCGCTGGTCTGGGTGATGATCAACAGTTTGCAGTCGGAAGAGTTCGGCTGGGGCCTGGCCAACTTCACCAAGATTTTCAATTCGAAGTTCTATTTGCAGGCGATCCAGTACAGCCTCGAGATCAGTTTCTGGTCCAGCGTATTCGGCATCATCATCGCGGTACTCGGCGCCTATTCCCTGCGTCGGGTCGATTCGAAACTGCGTAACTTCGTGAATGCTTTCGCCAACATGACCAGCAACTTCGCCGGTGTACCTTTGGCCTTCGCGTTCATCATCCTGCTGGGCTTCAACGGCAGCTTCACCATCATGCTCAAGCAGGCCGGGATCATTCAGGACTTCAACCTGTACTCGAAAACCGGGTTGATCATTCTCTACACCTACTTCCAGATTCCATTGGGCGTGCTGCTGTTGTACCCAGCCTTCGACGCTTTACGCGAAGACTGGCGTGAGTCCGCCGAACTGCTCGGCGCCAACGGCTGGCAGTTCTGGCGGCACATCGGCTTGCCAGTGCTGACGCCTGCGCTGCTCGGCACCTTCGTGATCCTGCTGGCCAACGCCCTTGGCGCCTACGCCACGGTCTACGCGCTGACCACCGGCAACTTCAACGTGCTGCCGATCCGCATCGCGGCGATGGTCTCCGGCGACATTTCCCTTGATCCGAACCTGGCCAGCGCCCTGGCCGTGGTGCTCGTGGCATTGATGACCCTGGTGACCATCGTGCATCAGTTGCTGTTGAAGAGGAGCTACCATGTCTCGCGCTGA